A stretch of DNA from bacterium:
GACGGCCGCGGTGGCGATGTGGTCGCGGTGGGCGCCGCCGGTCGGCTCCGGCAGCACGGCGTCGATCACGCCGAGCCGCAGCGCGTCGCGGGCGGTGATCTTCATGGCCCGCGCGGCGTCGGCGGCCTTGGCCCGGTCGCGCCAGAGGATCGCGGCGCAGCCCTCGGGGCTGATGACGCTGTAGATGGAATTCTCCAGCATGTAGACGCGGTTGCCCACGCCGATGGCCAGGGCGCCGCCGGAGCCGCCCTCCCCCGTGACGAAGACCAGCACCGGCACCGGCAAGGCGGCCATGTCGCGCAGGTTGCGGGCGATGGCCTCGCCCTGGCCGCGCTCCTCGGCGCCCAGGCCGGGGTAGGCCCCGGGCGTGTCGATGAAGGTCACGATGGGGCGCTGGTTGCGGGCCGCCAGCTCCATCACCCGCATCGCCTTGCGGTAGCCCTCGGGGTGGGCCATGCCGAAGTTGCGGTGGATGTTGCTCTTGGTGTCGCGCCCCTTCTGGTGCCCGATCACCATGACCGGACGGCGGCCCAGGAAGGCCATGCCCGCGATCAGGGAAGGATCGTCCCGGAAGGCGCGGTCCCCGTGCAACTCGTTGAAACCGTCGAAGATCAG
This window harbors:
- a CDS encoding acetyl-CoA carboxylase carboxyltransferase subunit alpha; the encoded protein is MNPKTTPWLEFEKPIVELEERIRTLEDSASLRGLDVTDEVQRLRERVTSLGREIFDSLDDWQRVQLARHPRRPTTQDYLRLIFDGFNELHGDRAFRDDPSLIAGMAFLGRRPVMVIGHQKGRDTKSNIHRNFGMAHPEGYRKAMRVMELAARNQRPIVTFIDTPGAYPGLGAEERGQGEAIARNLRDMAALPVPVLVFVTGEGGSGGALAIGVGNRVYMLENSIYSVISPEGCAAILWRDRAKAADAARAMKITARDALRLGVIDAVLPEPTGGAHRDHIATAAVLKSRIIADLDELATVSAEDLRRQRLDKFLAMGIFQEG